A stretch of the Hippocampus zosterae strain Florida chromosome 18, ASM2543408v3, whole genome shotgun sequence genome encodes the following:
- the LOC127591111 gene encoding L antigen family member 3-like, whose protein sequence is MTVLKRLGRRRLPITNKMAVPVNDDQASKLEFSLDVPFPSARQAAVALGSLSPDREPRRGGVHKRLTLTGSVLNVKWRADEARVLRVSVSSFLDHLSLVLETMQAFSAGA, encoded by the exons ATGACGGTGCTCAAACGACTCGGACGAAGAAGACTTCCAATAACAAACAAGATGGCGGTTCCCGTAAACGACGACCAAGCGAGCAAACTGGAGTT CTCTCTAGACGTCCCCTTCCCATCGGCACGTCAGGCCGCCGTGGCTCTTGGCTCGCTGAGTCCCGACCGCGAGCCCCGGCGAGGTGGCGTTCACAAACGGCTGACGCTCACTGGAAGTGTACTAAACGT GAAGTGGCGCGCCGACGAAGCTCGGGTCCTGCGCGTGTCCGTCAGTTCCTTCCTGGACCACCTGAGCCTCGTCTTGGAGACCATGCAGGCCTTTTCTGCCGGCGCCTGA
- the wdr45 gene encoding WD repeat domain phosphoinositide-interacting protein 4: MAQRRGVISLQFNQDHSCFCCSMESGVRIYNVEPLMEKGHLDHEQVGSVASCSMLHRSNLLAVVGGGVSPKFSEISVLIWDDARECRDAKDKLVLEFTFTKPVLAVRMRHDKIVMVLKNRIYVYSFPDKPHKLFEFDTRDNPKGLCDLCPSLDKQLLVFPGHKCGSLQLVDLSNTKPGTSSAPFTINAHQSEIACVALNQPGSVVASASRKGTLIRLFDTNSRDKLVELRRGTDPATLYCLNFSHDSSFLCASSDKGTVHVFALKDTKLNRRSALARVGKVGPVIGQYVDSQWSLASFTVPAECACICAFGKNTSKNVNSVIAICVDGTFHKYVFTPDGNCNREAFDVYLDICDDDDF, encoded by the exons ATGGCCCAGCGCAGAGGAGTCATCAGCCTGCAGTTCAACCAGGACCACA GTTGCTTCTGCTGCTCCATGGAGTCGGGCGTGCGCATTTACAACGTGGAGCCGTTGATGGAGAAAGGCCACCTGG ATCATGAGCAGGTTGGCAGCGTGGCGTCGTGCTCCATGCTGCATCGCTCCAACCTGCTGGCTGTGGTTGGAGGCGGAGTCAGTCCCAAGTTCTCCGAGATATCTG TGCTGATCTGGGACGACGCGCGTGAGTGTCGGGACGCCAAAGACAAGCTGGTGCTGGAGTTCACCTTCACCAAGCCGGTGCTTGCGGTCCGAATGCGACACGACAA GATCGTCATGGTGTTGAAGAACAGGATCTACGTGTACAGCTTTCCCGACAAACCGCACAAgctctttgagtttgacacgcgCGACAACCCCAAAG GTCTGTGCGACTTGTGTCCGAGTCTGGACAAGCAGCTGCTGGTCTTCCCGGGACATAAATGTGGAAGTCTGCAGCTGGTG GATCTGTCCAACACCAAGCCGGGGACGTCGTCGGCGCCGTTCACCATCAACGCGCACCAGAGCGAGATCGCCTGCGTGGCGCTCAACCAGCCGGGAAGCGTGGTGGCCTCGGCCTCTCGCAAGGGGACGCTCATACGGCTCTTTGACACCAACAGCCGCGACAAACTGGTGGAGCTGCGGCGAGGCACCGACCCCGCTACCCTCTACTG CCTCAACTTCAGTCACGACTCGTCGTTCTTGTGCGCGTCCAGCGACAAAGGGACGGTCCACGTCTTCGCCCTGAAAGACACCAAACTCAACCGCCGCTCCGC gttgGCACGTGTGGGCAAGGTGGGCCCCGTGATCGGTCAGTACGTGGATAGCCAGTGGTCGCTGGCCAGCTTCACCGTGCCCGCCGAATGCGCCTGCATCTGCGCCTTCGGGAAGAACACGTCCAAGAACGTCAACTCCGTCATCG CCATCTGCGTGGACGGCACCTTCCACAAGTACGTCTTCACGCCCGACGGAAACTGCAACCGCGAAGCCTTCGACGTCTACTTGGACATTTGCGATGACGATGACTTTTGA